The proteins below are encoded in one region of Corynebacterium felinum:
- a CDS encoding MFS transporter, which translates to MMLVAYAVGVAIGLLLAGPASDRYGRKTVLLPTPFFAACASLLIAFGQHSSTLMTTGRLCSGLAVGIAMTAGGAWIKELSTAPYDPFAVATSGAKRAAMALTVGFALGPAAAGFTAQFLPFEGQLPYLLHIVLSLLITPFMLALPETRVSSHRHEKGGVKKDLSIPSMKNPRFYGVVVPMAPWVFGAGFTAYAIIPPHVAHLTSYPVAFTALIALVTLGSGFGIQQFGPTIAAASRRRGPIAAMSSAVVGMGLAMTVVIYPSIILTVLCCVALGFAYGLCAYVGLAESQKIARPADMAGLVGLFYCLTYVGMLFPALLTKLSSVFSYPVMLGFGACVALATLGLVSVTAKRY; encoded by the coding sequence AAGACTGTCTTGTTGCCCACGCCTTTCTTTGCCGCCTGTGCATCGCTGCTTATTGCCTTTGGGCAGCACTCGTCAACATTGATGACAACAGGGCGCCTGTGTTCTGGGTTGGCAGTGGGTATTGCAATGACTGCCGGTGGGGCATGGATTAAGGAGCTTTCTACCGCTCCCTATGATCCTTTTGCGGTGGCAACATCGGGGGCTAAACGCGCCGCGATGGCATTGACGGTAGGTTTTGCTCTAGGCCCTGCCGCTGCTGGTTTCACTGCGCAGTTTTTGCCGTTTGAGGGACAGTTGCCGTATCTTCTCCACATTGTGTTGTCGCTGCTGATCACTCCTTTTATGCTTGCGCTGCCAGAAACGCGTGTGTCTAGTCACCGGCATGAAAAGGGTGGCGTGAAAAAAGACCTGTCCATTCCTTCGATGAAGAACCCACGCTTTTATGGCGTTGTCGTGCCTATGGCGCCGTGGGTGTTCGGTGCAGGTTTTACCGCCTATGCGATCATCCCACCCCATGTGGCGCACCTGACTTCATATCCGGTGGCTTTTACAGCGCTCATTGCGCTTGTGACGTTGGGTTCGGGTTTTGGTATTCAGCAATTCGGCCCGACAATTGCAGCAGCGTCACGACGTCGAGGCCCTATCGCAGCGATGAGTTCAGCGGTCGTGGGCATGGGGTTGGCAATGACGGTTGTCATATACCCTTCAATAATTCTGACTGTGCTGTGCTGCGTTGCACTTGGCTTTGCCTATGGTTTGTGTGCCTATGTTGGGTTGGCGGAGTCGCAGAAAATAGCACGCCCCGCCGATATGGCGGGGCTGGTAGGTCTTTTTTACTGCCTCACCTACGTTGGCATGCTGTTCCCAGCACTGCTGACCAAACTCAGCAGCGTATTCTCCTACCCAGTGATGCTAGGTTTCGGCGCCTGCGTTGCGTTAGCCACACTAGGGCTTGTCAGCGTCACCGCTAAGCGCTACTAG
- a CDS encoding AMP-binding protein yields the protein MSKNLRSSIFSTAQQVKELVPSLFRSGLLSNEGGAKAGLMLLPVQARYRFSTAREVEQGYFACPERIALIDDDGQLTYRQLRNNSRTVASYLNQLKSRIGAEEIHLGVMARNGRGIIVPIAAKGFAGGHVYLLNIGSSTEQLVGCIKRDGINMLVIDEEFVPRLPDDLDIPVIIAHRDNKEHTIGGYTSLDEIIATHTPEPLALFPKHGNIVVMSSGTTGVPKGVVRHEPVLPTVLASILNKVPWRANMTVQMTASMFHAWGWACFNIALGMRGTIVTRRIFNPSHVLEDIETYRCDAMISSPIFLKQLTVVEGGEKIDCSSLKFIFSSGNALSPWLVEEVHERFGKILCNLYGSTEISAAAIASIEEINAHPTTAGTVCTGTDMVILDEDDKPCPVGTPGRIFCWNSVTLNGYTDPKIPLSTFEHMVQIGDRGYLDENGLLFVLGRADDMIIVGGENVYPRSVEEVLESMPGVADLYAAGVSDEHWFKRVAVWVVRSDDAEGAALTEDSVRDWVAAKLAEHSVPRDVYFVDCLPRNATGKVIPAKLVPAVS from the coding sequence ATGAGTAAGAACCTTCGAAGCAGCATTTTTTCCACCGCCCAACAAGTAAAAGAACTTGTGCCATCCCTGTTTCGCTCAGGGTTGCTGTCGAATGAGGGTGGGGCTAAAGCTGGGCTGATGTTGTTGCCAGTTCAGGCGCGTTACCGTTTTTCTACCGCGCGCGAAGTAGAACAAGGATATTTTGCGTGCCCTGAGCGCATTGCGCTTATCGACGATGATGGACAATTGACCTACCGGCAGCTTCGCAATAACTCGCGGACTGTCGCGAGTTATTTGAACCAGCTGAAATCACGCATTGGCGCCGAGGAGATTCACCTTGGTGTGATGGCACGTAACGGTCGCGGAATTATTGTGCCTATTGCCGCCAAAGGTTTCGCGGGCGGGCACGTGTATTTGCTCAACATTGGTTCGTCGACTGAGCAACTTGTTGGTTGTATTAAGCGCGATGGAATCAACATGTTGGTTATTGATGAGGAGTTTGTTCCTCGTCTTCCAGACGATCTCGATATCCCTGTGATTATTGCGCATCGCGACAACAAGGAGCACACAATTGGTGGCTACACCAGCCTTGACGAGATTATTGCAACCCACACCCCCGAGCCTCTCGCATTGTTCCCGAAGCACGGAAACATTGTGGTGATGAGCTCTGGCACCACTGGGGTACCTAAGGGCGTGGTGCGTCATGAACCGGTGTTGCCTACTGTGTTGGCGTCGATCTTGAATAAAGTTCCGTGGCGGGCGAATATGACGGTGCAGATGACCGCATCGATGTTCCATGCGTGGGGCTGGGCCTGCTTCAACATTGCCCTTGGTATGCGTGGCACGATTGTGACTCGCCGTATCTTTAATCCTTCACATGTGCTTGAAGATATTGAGACGTACCGGTGCGATGCGATGATATCGTCGCCGATTTTCCTCAAGCAGCTTACGGTTGTGGAAGGCGGGGAAAAAATTGATTGCTCCTCGCTGAAGTTCATTTTTTCCTCCGGTAATGCGCTCTCACCATGGTTGGTGGAAGAGGTTCACGAGCGTTTTGGAAAGATTCTGTGCAACTTGTACGGTTCCACGGAGATTTCTGCTGCCGCCATCGCTTCGATTGAGGAGATCAACGCGCACCCCACCACTGCCGGCACTGTGTGCACCGGTACCGATATGGTGATTTTGGACGAGGATGACAAGCCCTGCCCAGTGGGGACCCCTGGCCGGATTTTCTGTTGGAATAGTGTGACCTTAAACGGCTATACAGATCCGAAGATCCCGCTGAGCACTTTCGAGCACATGGTCCAGATCGGCGACCGTGGTTACCTCGATGAGAATGGGTTATTGTTTGTGCTTGGTCGCGCCGATGACATGATCATCGTCGGTGGTGAGAATGTGTACCCACGCTCTGTTGAGGAAGTCCTCGAGTCCATGCCAGGTGTCGCCGACTTATATGCTGCCGGCGTCAGTGATGAGCACTGGTTCAAGCGTGTTGCTGTGTGGGTAGTCCGCAGTGACGACGCTGAAGGGGCAGCTTTGACTGAAGATTCTGTGCGGGACTGGGTTGCCGCGAAACTTGCTGAACATTCCGTTCCCCGCGATGTTTATTTCGTTGATTGTTTGCCACGCAACGCCACGGGCAAGGTAATCCCCGCCAAACTGGTTCCGGCGGTGTCCTAG
- a CDS encoding cytochrome c biogenesis CcdA family protein gives MDIGILGAFLGGVLALLSPCSALLLPAFFAYAFDSTTKLIARTGVFFLGLAAILVPIGMGAGSIGGYFNAHRDTLITVGGGVIIVMGFITFFGGGFSLGPTARMKGQSYLSTFFLGALYGFSGFCAGPLLGAVLTTAIVGGSSSYGAFILGMYALGMTVPLFVLAAVWDKWNISQRKFLRGVALQLGPLRLNSTSMISGALLIIVGGVFLFSHGTSGIPGLLSIDTQAHIQEWVVRYVGPLSDVLTLLGLAVICAVFLIVHILRNPSPADADKECDRLR, from the coding sequence GTGGATATTGGGATCCTCGGCGCATTTCTTGGTGGAGTTTTAGCGCTTTTAAGCCCCTGCTCAGCACTGTTGTTGCCAGCATTTTTCGCCTACGCCTTTGACTCCACAACCAAGCTTATTGCCCGCACTGGGGTATTTTTCCTGGGTCTTGCCGCAATCCTGGTTCCCATCGGCATGGGTGCCGGAAGCATCGGCGGGTACTTCAATGCGCACCGCGATACGTTAATCACCGTTGGCGGTGGTGTGATTATTGTGATGGGTTTCATCACATTTTTCGGTGGCGGTTTCTCTCTCGGCCCGACCGCTCGCATGAAGGGACAGTCCTATCTTTCGACGTTCTTCTTAGGCGCACTCTATGGCTTTTCCGGTTTTTGCGCTGGCCCTTTGCTGGGTGCTGTTTTAACCACTGCGATTGTTGGTGGTAGCTCAAGCTATGGTGCTTTTATTTTGGGAATGTACGCCCTAGGCATGACTGTTCCGTTGTTTGTTTTGGCAGCGGTGTGGGATAAGTGGAATATTAGTCAGCGAAAGTTCCTGCGTGGCGTTGCGCTTCAGCTAGGCCCACTGAGGTTGAACAGCACGTCAATGATTTCTGGCGCGTTGCTTATTATTGTCGGTGGAGTTTTTCTTTTCTCCCACGGCACTTCGGGCATTCCAGGGCTTTTAAGCATTGACACGCAGGCACACATTCAAGAATGGGTTGTTCGGTATGTAGGCCCCCTGTCTGATGTGCTCACCCTTTTAGGGTTGGCGGTTATCTGCGCTGTCTTTTTGATTGTGCATATCCTGCGTAACCCTTCTCCTGCGGATGCCGATAAAGAGTGTGACCGTCTTCGTTAA
- a CDS encoding DsbA family protein: protein MSNNQFTRISPAIWALFAVLIAIAGLGGYALGHTNGIRSVSTAAPAQPADTPKGAQAAPTTIEGEPAPAGKGSIDPVTDPSTLDAFIFGPGGEVKSQDQILNVHRRNAQDPFAIGALDAPVVISEFSDFECPFCARHANETDPLIIKNFVETGLVRIEWNDLPVNGEYAVGAAKAGRAAAAQGKFHEFKHALYARSKTISGHPHNDIDTLVDIAKEAGVPDLEKFRTQATDSTFDEVINNARNYAASLGVTGTPGFLVGEQFVSGAQPYAVFEQAINNELVKANKK from the coding sequence ATGTCTAACAACCAATTCACCCGCATTTCCCCTGCTATTTGGGCTTTGTTTGCTGTTCTCATTGCCATTGCAGGCCTAGGCGGCTACGCACTTGGCCACACGAACGGAATCCGCAGCGTTTCCACTGCCGCTCCCGCGCAACCCGCAGATACCCCAAAGGGAGCACAGGCTGCTCCCACCACCATTGAGGGTGAACCAGCCCCTGCAGGCAAAGGTTCCATTGATCCAGTCACTGATCCTTCCACGCTAGATGCGTTTATTTTTGGCCCGGGTGGTGAGGTGAAGTCGCAGGATCAGATCCTGAATGTGCACCGTCGCAATGCCCAGGATCCTTTCGCTATTGGTGCTCTGGATGCCCCTGTGGTCATTAGCGAATTTTCCGATTTCGAATGCCCATTCTGTGCTCGCCACGCGAATGAGACTGATCCTTTGATTATCAAGAACTTTGTGGAAACTGGCCTTGTACGCATCGAATGGAACGATCTTCCTGTCAACGGCGAATACGCTGTTGGTGCTGCAAAGGCTGGCCGTGCAGCGGCAGCTCAGGGCAAATTCCATGAATTCAAACACGCACTGTATGCCCGCTCGAAGACGATCAGTGGCCACCCACACAACGATATTGACACCTTAGTTGATATTGCGAAGGAAGCAGGCGTTCCTGATCTAGAGAAATTCCGCACCCAAGCAACCGATTCCACTTTTGATGAGGTTATCAACAACGCTCGTAATTACGCCGCCTCCCTCGGGGTTACCGGCACCCCTGGTTTCTTGGTAGGCGAGCAGTTTGTATCTGGTGCTCAGCCTTATGCTGTGTTTGAGCAGGCGATCAACAACGAGCTGGTCAAGGCTAATAAGAAATAG
- a CDS encoding DUF2304 domain-containing protein yields MVNTVVQLLLLILTAFLVFYFLNNRRKARAKAGVKIGFLLLVISAIWAVLRPDDVTVIANWLGVDRGTDLMLYVLIMAFGFTTMSTWIRFREQELRYARLARAIALQNAVRPEESYKEFQS; encoded by the coding sequence ATGGTTAACACTGTAGTTCAGCTACTATTGCTCATCCTGACCGCATTTTTGGTCTTCTACTTCCTCAACAACCGCCGGAAAGCGCGGGCAAAAGCAGGAGTGAAAATTGGCTTTTTACTCCTTGTCATCAGCGCAATTTGGGCTGTACTACGCCCCGATGATGTTACGGTAATAGCCAATTGGCTGGGCGTTGACCGCGGCACCGACCTGATGCTTTACGTGCTGATTATGGCTTTTGGATTTACCACCATGTCCACGTGGATTCGATTCCGTGAACAAGAACTGCGTTATGCCCGTTTAGCACGCGCTATTGCACTGCAAAATGCTGTGCGCCCTGAAGAATCCTACAAAGAATTCCAGTCCTAA
- a CDS encoding glycosyltransferase family 2 protein, with amino-acid sequence MHSPADFTDTWLIIPCYNEGQVIRSVIENAKKTFPNIVAVNDGSSDNSDIAIHQAGAHLVNHPVNLGQGAAIQTGVEYARAQAGARYFVTFDADGQHQVKDVVAMLEKLKAGDFDIVVGTRFAGPKKDDDQVPLIKRIVLKTVVMLSPTTRKLGLSDAHNGLRVFNQTVAHEMNLRMNGMSHASEIVGLIAEKGWKVAEAPVDILYTEYSMSKGQSLINGVNILADGLLARRI; translated from the coding sequence ATGCACTCCCCCGCCGACTTCACCGACACCTGGTTGATTATTCCTTGTTACAACGAGGGCCAAGTAATCCGCAGCGTTATTGAGAACGCCAAGAAAACTTTCCCCAACATCGTTGCAGTTAATGATGGGTCTTCGGACAATTCCGACATCGCGATCCACCAAGCAGGCGCCCACCTTGTCAATCACCCTGTCAATCTCGGCCAAGGGGCTGCAATTCAAACCGGCGTCGAATACGCGCGCGCTCAAGCTGGGGCACGCTACTTCGTCACCTTCGACGCCGACGGGCAGCACCAGGTCAAAGATGTGGTTGCTATGCTCGAAAAGCTCAAAGCCGGCGACTTCGACATTGTCGTGGGCACCCGCTTTGCGGGGCCGAAAAAAGACGACGACCAAGTGCCTTTGATCAAACGCATCGTGCTCAAAACCGTGGTCATGCTCAGCCCCACCACCCGTAAGCTGGGGCTTTCCGACGCCCACAATGGTCTGCGCGTATTCAACCAAACGGTAGCCCACGAGATGAATCTGCGGATGAACGGGATGTCCCATGCCTCAGAAATCGTCGGACTCATCGCGGAGAAGGGATGGAAGGTTGCCGAAGCCCCAGTCGATATCCTCTACACCGAATACTCCATGAGTAAGGGCCAATCCTTAATTAACGGAGTCAATATCCTAGCCGACGGCCTACTTGCGAGAAGGATCTAA
- the rfbA gene encoding glucose-1-phosphate thymidylyltransferase RfbA produces the protein MKGIILAGGSGTRLYPVTQGISKQLMPIYDKPMIFYPLSTLIQAGITEILIITTPEDSQNFTRLLGDGAHLGISLSYAVQDQPLGLAHAFIIGADFVGDDSVALVLGDNIFHGITFDELDDVDGGLVFAYEVSDPQRYGVVEFDASGHALSIEEKPTHPLSSYAVVGLYFYDNTVLDIAQNISPSQRGELEITAINEEYLRRGKLQVRKLSPGNVWLDTGTFDSMSEAAAYVEVLQKRTGQVIGSPEVAAFEHGLISAAQLSQLAQPYMKSGYGVLLEKVAAGDKD, from the coding sequence GTGAAAGGTATTATCCTCGCGGGCGGATCCGGAACCCGGCTCTACCCAGTCACGCAAGGCATTTCCAAACAACTCATGCCCATCTACGACAAACCCATGATCTTCTACCCCCTGTCCACCTTAATCCAGGCAGGGATCACAGAAATCCTCATCATCACCACTCCTGAAGACTCCCAAAACTTCACACGTCTGCTCGGTGATGGTGCACACCTCGGAATCTCCCTCAGCTACGCGGTCCAAGACCAACCCCTTGGCTTAGCACACGCCTTTATCATCGGCGCAGATTTCGTCGGCGACGACTCCGTAGCCTTAGTACTGGGGGACAATATCTTCCACGGCATCACATTCGATGAACTCGACGACGTCGACGGCGGACTCGTGTTCGCCTACGAAGTCAGCGATCCGCAACGCTACGGTGTGGTCGAATTCGACGCTTCAGGCCACGCATTATCCATCGAAGAAAAACCAACCCACCCGCTCTCGTCTTACGCAGTCGTTGGCCTGTATTTCTACGACAACACCGTGCTCGACATCGCCCAAAACATCTCCCCCTCCCAGCGTGGCGAACTAGAAATCACCGCAATCAACGAAGAATACCTGCGACGCGGAAAACTCCAGGTACGCAAACTCAGCCCCGGCAACGTGTGGCTCGACACCGGCACTTTTGATTCCATGAGCGAAGCCGCCGCCTACGTGGAAGTGCTTCAAAAACGCACCGGCCAAGTCATCGGCTCACCAGAAGTCGCTGCCTTTGAACACGGACTCATTTCTGCAGCACAGCTTTCACAGCTGGCACAGCCCTACATGAAATCGGGATACGGGGTTTTGCTCGAAAAAGTAGCAGCTGGCGACAAAGACTAG
- the rfbD gene encoding dTDP-4-dehydrorhamnose reductase — translation MHLQPTPIAGLFLIHLDLHGDSRGFFKENWQKEKFAALAGASRQLKDFTPVQNNISFNASAGVTRGMHAEPWDKLISVAHGEAFGAWIDMRADSPTYRSTFSAPITPDTAVFVPRGVANGFQAQTECTYCYLVNDHWSATADYTFCNLNEIDWPLTPTEISAADRTHPSLAEAQPFNAQKILILGGNGQLGTALRAVFPEADSLTRAELDITAPLSTQRDWNNYHTIINAAAYTKVDDAETHAHEAWATNAQAVANLAEICRDHNITLVHFSTDYVFDGTSPTPYIETDTPCPINVYGNSKAAGELAARSASKHFIIRTSWVVGAGKNFVSTMKHLAENGAHPTVVSDQIGRLTFADDLATAIPLLLERGDYGTYHFSSAGPASSWFDIAQEVWTLLGYDPSHVSACTTEDYAAQAPRPRMSMLALNKIESLGIMPGDWRELLKEKLTRGEL, via the coding sequence ATGCACCTTCAACCAACCCCCATCGCAGGACTTTTCCTCATCCACCTCGACCTACACGGCGACTCCCGCGGCTTTTTCAAAGAAAACTGGCAAAAAGAAAAATTTGCCGCCCTAGCAGGCGCATCAAGGCAGCTGAAAGACTTCACCCCCGTACAAAACAACATCTCCTTCAACGCCTCAGCCGGCGTCACCCGCGGAATGCACGCCGAACCCTGGGACAAACTCATAAGCGTCGCACACGGTGAAGCCTTCGGCGCATGGATCGACATGCGCGCCGACTCCCCCACCTACCGCAGCACATTCAGCGCACCCATCACCCCAGACACCGCCGTATTCGTCCCCCGCGGAGTAGCCAACGGATTCCAAGCACAAACAGAATGCACCTACTGCTACCTCGTGAACGATCACTGGTCAGCCACCGCCGACTACACCTTCTGCAACCTCAACGAAATCGACTGGCCACTAACCCCCACCGAAATCTCCGCCGCCGACCGCACACACCCCTCGCTTGCCGAAGCACAACCCTTCAACGCACAAAAAATCCTCATCCTCGGTGGCAACGGGCAACTAGGCACGGCACTACGCGCAGTATTCCCCGAAGCCGATAGCCTCACACGCGCCGAACTCGACATCACTGCGCCACTGAGCACACAACGCGACTGGAACAACTACCACACCATCATCAACGCCGCCGCCTACACGAAAGTCGACGACGCCGAAACCCACGCTCACGAGGCCTGGGCTACCAACGCACAAGCGGTCGCTAACCTCGCCGAAATCTGCCGTGACCACAACATCACACTCGTGCATTTCTCCACCGACTACGTCTTCGACGGCACCAGCCCCACACCCTACATCGAAACCGATACCCCCTGCCCCATCAACGTCTACGGAAACTCCAAAGCAGCAGGTGAACTCGCCGCCCGCAGCGCAAGCAAACACTTCATTATCCGCACCAGCTGGGTGGTTGGCGCGGGCAAAAACTTTGTCTCCACCATGAAACACCTCGCCGAAAACGGCGCGCACCCCACAGTAGTTTCCGACCAAATTGGACGCCTCACCTTCGCCGACGATCTCGCCACCGCCATCCCGCTCCTGCTTGAACGCGGCGATTACGGCACCTACCACTTCAGCAGCGCTGGCCCCGCATCAAGCTGGTTCGACATCGCCCAAGAAGTATGGACCCTACTGGGATACGATCCCAGCCACGTATCAGCCTGCACAACCGAAGACTACGCAGCTCAAGCACCACGGCCTCGCATGAGTATGCTTGCACTCAATAAGATTGAATCGCTTGGCATCATGCCAGGCGATTGGCGTGAACTGCTCAAAGAAAAACTAACAAGGGGCGAATTGTGA
- the rfbB gene encoding dTDP-glucose 4,6-dehydratase → MLVTGGAGFIGANFVRRTLATRTDYDITVLDKLTYAGNLNNLSGLNINFVHGDITDRVLVDSLLKEHEIVVHFAAESHNDNSLHDPSPFIHSNLVGTYTLLESVRAHGNRFHHISTDEVFGDLALDDPNRFTETTPYNPSSPYSATKAGSDHLVRAWIRSFNIAATISNCSNNYGPYQHIEKFIPRQITNILTHRPAKLYGTGEQVRDWIHVDDHNDAVLLILDKGTIGETYIIGADNDHINNKQVIEMICELMGEGHYEHVADRPGHDMRYAMDSTKIRRELGWTPQFTNTADRMREGLSATIDWYRSNVDWWKDAKADVEKHYEAQGQ, encoded by the coding sequence ATGCTTGTCACCGGTGGCGCAGGATTTATTGGCGCCAATTTCGTTCGCCGCACCTTAGCCACCCGCACTGACTACGACATAACCGTACTCGACAAGCTCACCTACGCAGGCAACCTCAACAACCTCTCGGGCCTTAACATTAACTTCGTCCACGGCGACATCACCGATCGTGTACTCGTTGACTCGCTGCTCAAAGAGCACGAAATAGTCGTCCACTTCGCCGCCGAATCGCACAACGACAACTCCCTTCACGACCCCTCCCCCTTCATCCACTCCAACCTCGTAGGCACCTACACCCTCTTAGAATCCGTACGCGCCCACGGCAACCGCTTCCACCACATCTCCACCGACGAAGTCTTCGGCGACCTCGCACTCGACGACCCCAACCGCTTCACCGAAACCACCCCCTACAATCCCTCCTCCCCCTACTCCGCCACCAAAGCCGGATCAGACCACCTCGTGCGCGCCTGGATCCGCAGCTTCAACATCGCCGCAACCATCTCCAACTGCTCCAACAACTACGGCCCCTACCAACACATCGAAAAATTCATCCCTCGGCAAATCACCAACATCCTCACTCACCGCCCCGCCAAACTCTACGGAACCGGTGAACAAGTCCGCGACTGGATTCACGTCGACGACCACAACGACGCAGTCCTACTCATCCTCGACAAAGGAACCATCGGCGAGACCTACATCATCGGCGCCGACAACGACCACATCAACAACAAACAAGTCATCGAAATGATCTGCGAACTCATGGGAGAAGGCCACTACGAACACGTCGCCGACCGACCAGGCCACGACATGCGCTACGCCATGGACTCAACCAAAATCCGGCGCGAACTCGGCTGGACACCCCAATTCACCAACACCGCCGATCGCATGCGCGAAGGCCTATCAGCCACCATCGACTGGTACCGCAGCAACGTCGACTGGTGGAAAGACGCCAAAGCCGACGTCGAAAAGCACTACGAAGCACAAGGACAGTAA
- a CDS encoding M1 family metallopeptidase, whose amino-acid sequence MSTHALRSTPIPGLVDAYTGIPFNLGFHIRHYMLDVDYSVGPNRLGASAEIRCVNYRPLSTLTLDLADSMSVRSVKAHASGACAIRVAKFKHSNHKLRVSFAEEIPEDTEFYLSIRYQGNPSPISSPWGAIGWEELSNGSLVASQPCGARTWFPCDDTPDEKATYDIRITTDAQYTAVATGVLKSYQRKGRRGVWHFHSASPMASYLAAIHVGEYKHVVLDGASVPIHAYLPPSCEAGFRTEFADQAAMLNLYERLFGPYPFPTYTVVITEDELEIPLEAQGLSTFGANHACGDKKYERLIAHELSHQWFGNSLGLAQWDDIWLNEGFACYSEWLWFEHSAGIPAETSAFEHYQGLVAKPKDLLLANPGPVDMFDDRVYKRGALTVHALRCLLGDAAFFRMLQRYVASGRHSVVEPVDVKREVRRVCVEENIDCEEFEALWACWVQQRELPPFPRRSDR is encoded by the coding sequence ATGAGTACTCACGCACTTCGTAGCACTCCGATCCCGGGGCTTGTCGACGCCTACACGGGCATTCCGTTTAATCTTGGTTTCCATATTCGCCATTACATGCTTGATGTGGACTATTCTGTTGGCCCGAATCGGTTGGGTGCGTCGGCTGAGATTCGCTGCGTGAATTATCGGCCGTTGTCTACGTTGACGTTGGATCTTGCCGATTCGATGTCGGTGCGTTCGGTCAAAGCTCATGCTAGTGGGGCTTGTGCGATCCGGGTGGCTAAGTTTAAGCACAGCAACCATAAGTTGCGTGTGAGTTTTGCTGAGGAGATTCCGGAGGATACGGAATTTTATTTAAGCATTCGGTATCAGGGTAATCCTTCTCCGATTTCGTCTCCGTGGGGGGCGATTGGGTGGGAGGAATTGAGTAATGGCAGTCTTGTTGCCAGCCAGCCCTGTGGTGCTCGTACGTGGTTTCCGTGTGATGATACTCCTGATGAGAAGGCTACTTACGATATTCGTATCACCACTGATGCACAGTACACGGCGGTTGCTACGGGTGTGTTGAAGTCTTATCAGCGCAAGGGTCGGCGGGGTGTGTGGCATTTTCATAGTGCTAGTCCGATGGCGAGTTATCTTGCGGCGATTCATGTGGGCGAGTACAAGCATGTTGTTCTTGATGGTGCCTCGGTGCCGATTCATGCGTATCTTCCTCCTTCGTGTGAGGCGGGTTTCCGTACGGAGTTTGCTGATCAGGCGGCGATGCTGAATCTGTATGAACGGTTGTTTGGGCCGTATCCTTTCCCCACGTATACGGTGGTGATTACTGAGGATGAGTTGGAAATCCCTTTGGAAGCTCAGGGTTTGTCTACTTTTGGTGCGAATCATGCGTGTGGGGATAAGAAGTATGAGCGGTTGATTGCTCATGAGCTTTCGCATCAGTGGTTTGGTAATTCGCTGGGGTTGGCCCAGTGGGATGATATTTGGCTCAATGAGGGTTTTGCTTGCTATTCGGAGTGGTTGTGGTTTGAACACTCGGCCGGTATCCCTGCTGAAACCAGTGCTTTTGAGCACTATCAGGGTTTGGTTGCGAAGCCGAAGGATCTTCTGCTTGCTAATCCAGGCCCGGTCGATATGTTTGATGATCGTGTGTACAAGCGCGGTGCGCTAACGGTGCATGCGTTGCGTTGTTTGCTGGGAGATGCTGCGTTTTTCCGGATGCTTCAGCGCTATGTTGCCTCTGGTCGGCATAGTGTTGTGGAACCGGTGGATGTGAAACGAGAGGTGCGCAGGGTGTGTGTGGAAGAAAACATTGACTGCGAGGAGTTTGAGGCGCTGTGGGCGTGTTGGGTTCAGCAGCGCGAATTACCGCCGTTTCCTCGCAGGAGTGATCGATGA